A window of the Penaeus monodon isolate SGIC_2016 chromosome 38, NSTDA_Pmon_1, whole genome shotgun sequence genome harbors these coding sequences:
- the LOC119596783 gene encoding uncharacterized protein LOC119596783 has protein sequence GRKKVQLHLPPWFSVYMLANSALVFSYAEMMGRIKARAYAVTVTLGMACRADHGLQLQFRTPALGRRYDGRRYGAFLEVLRLLLFFGVSYWYPMFGSATTVRRVSWMNLLSLLMWPVVAILTFRRAEKSWKTKPQPGEAAKRK, from the exons GGACGCAAGAAGGTGCAGCTACATCTTCCTCCCTGGTTTTCCGTGTACATGCTGGCCAACAGCGCGCTGGTCTTCTCCTACGCGGAAATGATGGGGAGGATCAAGGCACGTGCTTACGCAGTAACTGT AACGTTGGGCATGGCTTGCCGCGCTGACCATGGCCTACAGTTACAATTTCGTACACCCGCGCTCGGGAGGCGGTACGACGGGCGCCGTTATGGTGCTTTCCTGGAGGTCCTTcgcctcctcctgttcttcgGGGTGTCCTACTGGTACCCCATGTTCGGCAGCGCCACTACTGTGAGGCGTGTGTCCTGGATGAACCTCCTGAGCCTACTGATGTGGCCCGTGGTGGCGATCCTCACCTTCAGGAGGGCAGAGAAGAGCTGGAAGACGAAGCCACAGCCTGGCGAGGCAGCGAAGAGAAAGTGA
- the LOC119596784 gene encoding alkylglycerol monooxygenase-like, whose translation MDCHVIWIFFLPLAFLGLPPSVFLVHQQLSYIYAGWTHNATVPKLNKVIPGLGHAIEFIFQTPSHHRVHHGANRYCIDKNYGQTFIIFDRLFGTFAEEREDEPLVYGTLGQAENNSAITIHVSPWIELWRMTQSMTTFGDKVRALAYGPGWAPGKPRLGDPADLPDV comes from the exons ATGGACTGTCATGTAAT ATggatcttcttcctccccctcgccttccttGGCCTGCCACCGTCCGTCTTCTTGGTGCACCAGCAACTCTCCTACATCTACGCGGGCTGGACGCACAACGCGACCGTGCCCAAGCTGAACAAGGTCATCCCTGGCCTGGGCCATGCCATTGAGTTCATCTTCCAGACTCCGAGTCACCACCGCGTCCATCACG GCGCGAACAGGTACTGCATCGACAAGAACTACGGCCAGACGTTCATCATCTTCGACCGCCTCTTCGGTACCTTCGCCGAGGAGCGCGAGGACGAGCCGCTCGTCTACGGGACGCTCGGCCAGGCGGAGAACAACAGCGCCATAACGATCCAC GTCTCGCCCTGGATCGAGCTTTGGCGGATGACGCAGAGCATGACCACCTTCGGCGACAAGGTGCGGGCACTCGCCTACGGCCCCGGCTGGGCCCCCGGAAAGCCGCGCCTCGGGGACCCCGCCGATCTGCCTGAC GTATGA